From Loxodonta africana isolate mLoxAfr1 chromosome 2, mLoxAfr1.hap2, whole genome shotgun sequence, the proteins below share one genomic window:
- the LOC100655214 gene encoding olfactory receptor 2G3: protein MILRHMGSYTLLPVPLLAGAVPSGGLGRANDSSLLGFILLGFSDHPHLEAVLFVFDLFFYLLTLVGNFTIIIISYLDPSLHTPIYFFLSNLSFLDLCITTSLAPQTLVNLRRSEKIITYGGCLVQLYISLALGSTECILLAVMALDQYVAVCRPLYYVVIMNSRLYQKLVSISWLSGLANSLIHATPALQLPVCGNHRLDHFICEVPALFKLACVDTTINELVLFVVSTLFLLIPAALILLSYVFITQAVLRIKSVEVRHKAFRTCFSHLAVVIIFYGTIIYMYLQPSNSYDQDQGKCIFLFYTMVIPTLNPIIYTLRNKDVKGALKRLLSGKLCSLGT from the coding sequence ATGATTCTAAGACATATGGGTTCATATACACTGCTTCCCGTTCCTCTCTTAGCAGGTGCCGTTCCCTCTGGAGGGCTGGGAAGGGCCAATGACAGTTCCCTGCTGGGTTTCATCCTCCTAGGCTTCTCAGACCACCCTCACCTGGAGGCTGTGCTCTTCGTATTTGACCTTTTCTTCTACCTCCTAACCCTTGTAGGAAatttcaccatcatcatcatttcaTACCTGGACCCCTCTCTCCATACTCCCATATACTTCTTTCTCAGCAACCTCTCCTTCCTGGACCTCTGCATCACCACAAGCCTTGCCCCTCAGACCTTAGTCAACCTGAGAAGATCAGAGAAGATCATCACTTATGGAGGTTGTTTGGTTCAACTCTACATTTCTTTAGCCCTGGGCTCCACTGAGTGTATTCTCTTAGCTGTGATGGCCTTGGATCAGTATGTTGCTGTTTGCAGACCCCTCTACTATGTAGTTATTATGAACTCACGGTTATACCAGAAGCTGGTATCGATCTCCTGGCTCAGTGGTTTGGCTAATTCCCTGATCCATGCAACCCCCGCCTTGCAGTTGCCTGTCTGTGGCAACCACAGGCTGGATCACTTTATTTGTGAAGTCCCAGCTCTCTTCAAATTGGCTTGTGTGGACACCACCATCAATGAACTGGTCCTCTTTGTTGTTAGTACCCTGTTCTTGCTGATCCCAGCAGCACTCATCCTCCTCTCCTATGTCTTCATCACTCAGGCAGTGCTGAGAATCAAATCAGTGGAGGTGAGGCACAAAGCCTTCAGGACCTGCTTTTCTCACCTTGCTGTGGTGATCATTTTCTATGGCACCATCATATACATGTACCTGCAGCCAAGTAACAGCTATGACCAGGACCAAGGCAAGTGTATCTTCCTTTTCTACACCATGGTGATCCCCACCTTAAATCCCATCATCtacactttaaggaataaggatGTAAAGGGGGCTCTGAAGAGACTTCTCTCAGGGAAATTGTGCTCCCTCGGGACATGA